A genomic stretch from Nilaparvata lugens isolate BPH chromosome 8, ASM1435652v1, whole genome shotgun sequence includes:
- the LOC120348879 gene encoding uncharacterized protein LOC120348879, translating to MAFTKQWKGRGLIVCMVLISIFQMASPYKISRDVETCLPGELVWVKCNLCLCNLEGQPNAVCAKMWCQPTPKYHYDGDDVDTREIVN from the exons ATGGCATTCACAAAGCAATGGAAAGGCAGAGGACTAATCGTCTGCATGGTGCTTATCAGCATTTTCCAGATGGCATCTCCTTATAAAATATCTAGAGATG TGGAGACGTGCCTGCCAGGGGAGCTGGTGTGGGTGAAATGCAACTTATGCCTGTGCAACCTGGAAGGACAGCCGAATGCAGTTTGCGCCAAGATGTGGTGTCAGCCTACGCCCAAGTATCACTATGACGGCGACGATGTTGACACCAGAGAAATCGTCAACTAA